ATGTTCTACGGTAAAACAGGCTTATTTAGCCTTGTTTCCTTGATCGTAGCAGGATGTAATATGCTTGGAAATTACATTACTATTCCTATATGGGGAGTTTATGGCGCAGCCTGTATCAATGTGGCATCTTATGCCCTACTTTCAATGGGTCATGTTTATTTGATGAGAAAAACTTCCGACCTCAAAATTTCATTTAAACACCCTTACACCTTAGCCGCTGTTTCTGTGAGCATTGGCTTAATACTTGGCTTCATAGTTAAATAAAATAACTTCATGAAACGTCTTAATGTTTACCTTTGGCTCATCTTAGTTTTTGACCCTTTTATCTCGATCCTAAGACAGGCAAACATATACAATACAGCGGTTCTCGTTATTATCTATGGCATTGTTGCTTTTTTTATGGTAGCACCAGAAGCAGTACGTACCTATTATGGTAAAAATGATGTATTTTTAAAAACTCTAGCTTTTGGTTTAATTCTTGGCTCCATTGTAGGCATTAAAAATGGTTCCGAACAAGATTTTTTACGCAATTACTTGGCAGATTCGTTTAATATTCTAAAGGCAATTATGTTGTATTCCTTTGGAATGAATTTTTCTACACCACTTACAATTACTAAAAGTTTTAAAAGAATTATTTTCTTTTCAACTATTTCTTGCACACTAGCAACTATCGTCCTAATTATTGGCGTAAATACTGGCCAAATTGGATATTTATCAGGCCCTGGGTACACCCTACTACTCCCATTATCATATTATGCAAACTTAAATAATGCTACAATGGCTTTTGTTTTGGTGCTCATTTTCTTTTCAACAAAACGTGGCGCCATTTTGATGGCATTAGGAGTTTCTTTATTAAGCTTGTTTTTAGGAAGAAAATATTTTAAAAAAGAAATAACAAAAAATAGTTTATATCGTAATATTTTAATTGGATTGTTTGCTGTTATTCTTGTGATAGCACTCGCACTTAATCCTAGAGGAAATGTTTGGATCAACAAACAACTCAATAATGTCATCACTATTTTTGATTATAAAGTTCTGGGTTTTTTAGAAGTAGATATCTCAAACCAGAGACAATTAGACCGTCTAGGTTCAGGACGCATTACGGAAGCAGAAAGCGCGATGAATGCAATGAAACCCATAGATTGGATTATTGGTGGAGGTCATGGTTTTAGTTATTATATCGAAGACTATGCAGATTCAGAAGGGATTCATAATGTACACTTTACTCCTTTGTCTTTGACTACCCGTTACGGGGTTTTTGTCACAGCTCTAATTTATTTGAATATTATAAGTTTGATCATTCGGGGTATTTACTGGACGTGGAAAGTTCAGAACTTCAACCATTTTAAAGTACCGCTGCTCTATGTAACAGGAGCCTTTATCTACTCGTTTACGGCATATTCTATTATGAACGACTTGTTATTTATGTTTATGGCAGGGCACTTAAGCAGTATGTTAATCAATCTTAAAAAAGCACGATTGCAAAATCAGCAAGTATCAAAAAAGTTGTATAATACCCAAAGCACCTCTTCTTTTGTCCATGTATGATATACAATTGCAATTTTATCAAGCTAACCTATTTAAAATATGTGTGGAATTCTAGGAATTGTCAATAACAAGTCATCGAAGCATGTGCAAGTAGAGGAATTGACTTGCATGTTGGAAACGATTGCGCATCGCGGCCCAGACTCTTCGGGAGTTGTCATTGGAGGCAAACAAGGACAACTAGGCTTAGGGCATGTACGGCTTAGTATTGTGGACTTGCGTGCAGGACAACAACCTATGGCAAGCGAGGATGGAAATGCTTGGCTTGTTTTTAATGGCGAGTTGTATAACCATAAAGCGCTTCATCAAGCGTGGCTTCCGAATTATCAGCCCAAAAGTAGCTCTGATACAGAGATTTTATTAGAATTATTACGCGAACATGGCACGAAAATACTTCCGCATTTAAATGGTATTTTTGCGTTTGCTTATTGGGATCGTCGAACAGATCAAGTTTTAGTCGCACGTGACCATATAGGGGTAAAACCCATCTACTATACAAACACGGATCAAGGGTTCGTTTTTGCGTCTGAGGCAAAAGCCATTATCGCCCATCAACCAGCAACACAAGCAGTTCACTGGGATAGTTTAATCCAATATTTGACTTATTCTAATATCTGGCAGCCAAACAGCTTATTTGAGGGAATTAAAACCTTACCTGCAGGGCATTATATCACTGTCGAACCGGATGGGGATTTGCAAATTGTGTCTTATTGGCACCCTTTTAATCAACCTCTGGCCAAGCCGGAGCCTTTTTCTCAAGACGGTTTTGAGGCTTTGATTAAAGATGCTGTAGGCTTACAGTTGATGAGTGATGTGCCTTTAGGTGCTTATGTAACAGGCGGAATAGATTCAAGTACAGTTGCAGCGATGGCGGTAAAGTCCACACCAGACCTCAAAACCTTTGTGGCAGTATTTGATTCTGAAGATAGCCGTCAAGAGTTGCATTACAGTCAAAAAGTCGCAGAAGGCTTAAAAACCAATCATCATGTTTTAAATGTAGCCGATCAAAAATTAGAAAGCCACTTGCCTCAAATCTTATGGCACTTAGACGAACCGAGAATTGGCGCAGCGATTTTACCACAATATTTAGTTTCTGGCCTAGTAAAAAGTGAGGTAACGGTCGTTTTAGGGGGGCAAGGTGGCGACGAGGTCTATGGGGGCTATGCGCGATATTTGCTTTCCAATCCACTTAAAACGGTAGGTAAAGTGCTTGCCCAGCGCCTTAAGTCGGCTTTAGGAGTGGGTGCTCAAGAGTCAGTGCCAAGTACGGCGCATAAGCAGCTAGATAAAGGTGGGCAAAAGTGGCTAAAAGACAATATCCAACTCTTTTTATCAAGCATGGAAGAGCGGTACGTAAAACAACTATCTCCTTTTGACAGCCCTGAATCCATTCAAGTTTTACGCGATCAATATTATAATGCGATCCGAAACTTGCAAAATGGCAAGCAAGTACGCGAAATATTAACGCAGGTTAAATCTTATAGCGCCTTGCAACAGGTGATGTTTTTAGAACAGCAAACCTATTTACAAGGCTTATTACACTTAGAAGACCGTTTAAGTATGGCGCATTCATTGGAATCCCGTGTGCCCCTTTTGGATTATCGTTTGATCGAAATGATGAGCCATGCACCTGATGAGGCTAAAATGCAGGGTTTCCAAACGAAAGTATCTCTTAAAAAACTTGCTGCAAAGCACATTAGCCGCGAAGTCATTGAACGACGTAAGATGGGTTTCCCAACCCCCTTAAGCCGTTGGATCAATACAAGCAATCGCGAATGGATTTTAAGTGTACTCTTAGATAAAAATGCTTGGATTCATGAATTAATCCATAAGGAAAGGCTGGAAGCTTACCTGAACCTTGCGCCTGAAAAACGGACACGGCGCTGGGAGTTTTCTGTTTGGATGTATTTATGTTTGGAGCTTTGGCATCAAATGTTCATTACAAATACCCTTTCCATGCGTTCGCCAGTTAAGCTCATTCAGCCCAAAGTTGTTGTTTTGGACGCTTAATATAGTTGAGAGATCGCAAAAAGGTAATGTATGATCACCAAACTCCGTCGGGTACTTGACCTTGTAAAGCATCTTGGGCTTAAGTGGATTCTCTTTCGGGTGTATTATGCACTTTACACTAAACTCGGTATTTTAGCCCGCAAGACAAAGAGGACGGCGTGGGATTGGGAAGCTTTATCGCAATTAACCCAAACCCCGAACCAAGCTTCTGTTGCTTATTGGGCCAAGTTTCAAGAACGTAAGCCTAAATTTTTATTTGATCCAAAAGACCGTGCAAAATATGCCCCTTTTCTGCATGCCTTAGATCAAGAAGCTGAGAATCCCCAAGCTTTACGAGAAGAAGTACAGGCTTTTTTAGAAGGGAAGCTTCGTTTCTTTGACGGTGCTTATCAACCCATCGGTTTTCCCCCCCGATGGAACTTCAATTGCATTGATGAAATTGAAATTCCAAACGATGTGCATTGGAGCCGCTTAAGCGATTTTGCGTTTGGCGATATAAAACTTGTTTGGGAAATGAGCCGTTTTAAGATGGTCTATAAACTGGTGCGTCTGTACTGGCGAACAGGTGACGCATCTTATGCAGAAGTCTTTTGGCAGCTTATTGAAGATTGGGTTTTGCACAACCCTCCTAATCTGGGCCCAAATTGGAAGTGCGGACAAGAAACCAGCCTCCGCGCCTTTGCTTGGACGTTTGGACTATATGGTTTTGCCGACTGCCCAGCTTCCACACCAGAGCGCATCCGCCGTTTGGTCTTTATGATCGGTGTATCTGCCGAAAGGGTAGAAGCCAACTTAGCTTATGCCATTAGCCAACGCAATAACCATGGCATTAATGAAGCATTTGGGCTTTGGTTTATCGGATTATTGTTCCCAGAGTTTAAAAGCGCGCCCCGTTGGTTTCAAAAAGGGCAAAAATGGTTAGAATATGAGGCGCAGGAACTCATCGCGCCTGATGGCTCTTTTGTCATGCACGGACACAATTACCATCGGATTATTTTAACGACTTATTTAATAACGGTTCAATTAGCGACACTAAATAAGCTTGCATTTTCACAGACATATGAGACCCGCTTAAAAACCAGTTTTAATTTTCTTGCTCGGTTTGTCATCGGTGAAAAAGGAGAAGTACCAAACTATGGATATAATGATGGTTCTCTAAATATGCCCTTAAGCACCCAAAATTTTCATGATTTTCGCCCGATTTTACAAGCAGGGCTTATTTGGGCAAACCAGCATAAAGCATTTAAATTAAGCAGTGGTAATGAAGATAGCATTTGGCTTTTAGGTCTAAACGCTCTAAATAGCCCCTATCAACCTATTGATAGCCAGCCTTTATTTGCTTCTCCGAGCGATTATTTCATTTTACAAGACGAGGCAAGTACAGTTTTCACTCGAAACGCCATTTATACAAAAGACCGCCCAGCCCACGCTGATGCCTTGCATATTGATTTATGGTGGAAAGGAATCAACTTAGCCATAGACCCCGGCACTTTTAGCTATAATGGAAAGGGCAAGGAGCATTTAGCATTTGAAGAAAGCCGTTTCCATAATGTCGTTACCGTAAATGGTGCAAATCAAATGATACGCTTCAGCCGTTTTTTATGGCTGCCTTGGGTTAAAGGGCAAAACAAAGTAGAAACCAAAACCAAACGCCCTAT
This portion of the Bacteroidetes Order II. bacterium genome encodes:
- the asnB gene encoding asparagine synthase (glutamine-hydrolyzing) encodes the protein MCGILGIVNNKSSKHVQVEELTCMLETIAHRGPDSSGVVIGGKQGQLGLGHVRLSIVDLRAGQQPMASEDGNAWLVFNGELYNHKALHQAWLPNYQPKSSSDTEILLELLREHGTKILPHLNGIFAFAYWDRRTDQVLVARDHIGVKPIYYTNTDQGFVFASEAKAIIAHQPATQAVHWDSLIQYLTYSNIWQPNSLFEGIKTLPAGHYITVEPDGDLQIVSYWHPFNQPLAKPEPFSQDGFEALIKDAVGLQLMSDVPLGAYVTGGIDSSTVAAMAVKSTPDLKTFVAVFDSEDSRQELHYSQKVAEGLKTNHHVLNVADQKLESHLPQILWHLDEPRIGAAILPQYLVSGLVKSEVTVVLGGQGGDEVYGGYARYLLSNPLKTVGKVLAQRLKSALGVGAQESVPSTAHKQLDKGGQKWLKDNIQLFLSSMEERYVKQLSPFDSPESIQVLRDQYYNAIRNLQNGKQVREILTQVKSYSALQQVMFLEQQTYLQGLLHLEDRLSMAHSLESRVPLLDYRLIEMMSHAPDEAKMQGFQTKVSLKKLAAKHISREVIERRKMGFPTPLSRWINTSNREWILSVLLDKNAWIHELIHKERLEAYLNLAPEKRTRRWEFSVWMYLCLELWHQMFITNTLSMRSPVKLIQPKVVVLDA
- a CDS encoding O-antigen ligase family protein, giving the protein MKRLNVYLWLILVFDPFISILRQANIYNTAVLVIIYGIVAFFMVAPEAVRTYYGKNDVFLKTLAFGLILGSIVGIKNGSEQDFLRNYLADSFNILKAIMLYSFGMNFSTPLTITKSFKRIIFFSTISCTLATIVLIIGVNTGQIGYLSGPGYTLLLPLSYYANLNNATMAFVLVLIFFSTKRGAILMALGVSLLSLFLGRKYFKKEITKNSLYRNILIGLFAVILVIALALNPRGNVWINKQLNNVITIFDYKVLGFLEVDISNQRQLDRLGSGRITEAESAMNAMKPIDWIIGGGHGFSYYIEDYADSEGIHNVHFTPLSLTTRYGVFVTALIYLNIISLIIRGIYWTWKVQNFNHFKVPLLYVTGAFIYSFTAYSIMNDLLFMFMAGHLSSMLINLKKARLQNQQVSKKLYNTQSTSSFVHV
- a CDS encoding alginate lyase family protein, translated to MYYALYTKLGILARKTKRTAWDWEALSQLTQTPNQASVAYWAKFQERKPKFLFDPKDRAKYAPFLHALDQEAENPQALREEVQAFLEGKLRFFDGAYQPIGFPPRWNFNCIDEIEIPNDVHWSRLSDFAFGDIKLVWEMSRFKMVYKLVRLYWRTGDASYAEVFWQLIEDWVLHNPPNLGPNWKCGQETSLRAFAWTFGLYGFADCPASTPERIRRLVFMIGVSAERVEANLAYAISQRNNHGINEAFGLWFIGLLFPEFKSAPRWFQKGQKWLEYEAQELIAPDGSFVMHGHNYHRIILTTYLITVQLATLNKLAFSQTYETRLKTSFNFLARFVIGEKGEVPNYGYNDGSLNMPLSTQNFHDFRPILQAGLIWANQHKAFKLSSGNEDSIWLLGLNALNSPYQPIDSQPLFASPSDYFILQDEASTVFTRNAIYTKDRPAHADALHIDLWWKGINLAIDPGTFSYNGKGKEHLAFEESRFHNVVTVNGANQMIRFSRFLWLPWVKGQNKVETKTKRPIFYGKHDGYEVRFNTYYERQIISLGQDKWVILDWLEAQKPEQYTLHWLWGNFPVKQEGDQLIYETSKGNFYGKVLSNHPSLRIDLTKGTPLSAEGQFAPNYYALKATTALKASVQAQSCLFVTVFAPQPCSVTLKDHVLTVNDQIMTISKQL